In the Larus michahellis chromosome 6, bLarMic1.1, whole genome shotgun sequence genome, one interval contains:
- the COPB2 gene encoding coatomer subunit beta' isoform X1, whose protein sequence is MPLRLDIKRKLTARSDRVKSVDLHPTEPWMLASLYNGSVCVWNHETQTLVKTFEVCDLPVRAAKFVARKNWVVTGADDMQIRVFNYNTLERVHMFEAHSDYIRCIAVHPTQPFILTSSDDMLIKLWDWDKKWSCSQVFEGHTHYVMQIVINPKDNNQFASASLDRTIKVWQLGSSSPNFTLEGHEKGVNCIDYYSGGDKPYLISGADDRLVKIWDYQNKTCVQTLEGHAQNVSCVSFHPELPIIITGSEDGTVRIWHSSTYRLESTLNYGMERVWCVASLRGSNNVALGYDEGSIIVKLGREEPAMSMDANGKIIWAKHSEVQQANLKAMGDAEIKDGERLPLAVKDMGSCEIYPQTIQHNPNGRFVVVCGDGEYIIYTAMALRNKSFGSAQEFVWAHDSSEYAIRESNSVVKIFKNFKEKKSFKPDFGAEGIYGGFLLGVRSVNGLAFYDWENTELIRRIEIQPKHIFWSDSGELVCIATEESFFILKYLSEKVAAAQETHEGVTEDGIEDAFEVLGEIQEIVKTGLWVGDCFIYTSSVNRLNYYVGGEIVTIAHLDRTMYLLGYIPKDNRLYLGDKELNIVSYSLLVSVLEYQTAVMRRDFSMADKVLPTIPKEQRTRVAHFLEKQGFKQQALAVSTDPEHRFELALQLGELKIAYQLAVEAESEQKWKQLAELAISKCQFGLAQECLHHAQDYGGLLLLATASGNANMVNKLAEGAEKDGKNNVAFMSYFLQGKLDSCLELLIKTGRLPEAAFLARTYLPSQVSRVVKLWRENLSKVNQKAAESLADPTEYENLFPGLKEAFVAEEYVKQSLADLRPAREYPLVTPNEERNLLEEAKGFEPSGVTAPQKKAEEPVPSPKPEVMKTVLQNSDILPTRDQKTLLDLEDDLDNLDLEDIDTTDINLDEEILDE, encoded by the exons ATG CCTCTTCGACTTGATATAAAGCGGAAACTAACAGCTCGGTCTGACCGAGTGAAGAGCGTTGACTTGCATCCCACGGAACCATGGATGTTGGCTAGCCTTTACAATGGTAGCGTCTGTGTTTGGAACCATGAAACCCAg actcTGGTGAAGACTTTTGAAGTGTGTGACCTACCAGTGAGAGCTGCAAAATTTGTGGCAAGAAAGAACTGGGTTGTTACGGGAGCT GATGACATGCAAATAAGGGTTTTTAATTATAACACCTTGGAAAGAGTTCACATGTTTGAGGCTCACTCAGATTACATTCGTTGTATTGCTGTGCATCCCACACAGCCTTTCATACTGACGAGCAGCG atgacatGCTTATTAAACTCTGGGACTGGGATAAAAAGTGGTCTTGTTCTCAGGTGTTTGAAGGACACACCCATTATGTCATGCAGATTGTCATAAACCCAAAAGATAATAATCAGTTCGCCAGTGCCTCTTTGGACAGGACAATCAAG GTGTGGCAGCTTGGCTCTTCTTCACCCAACTTTACTCTGGAAGGCCATGAGAAAGGAGTAAATTGCATTGACTATTACAGTGGAGGAGACAAGCCGTACCTCATTTCAGGTGCAGATGACCGGTTGGTTAAGATCTGGGACTATCAG aataaaacatgTGTGCAGACACTGGAAGGACATGCTCAAAATGTGTCGTGTGTCAGCTTCCATCCTGAATTGCCTATCATTATCACAGGCTCAGAAGATg GAACTGTGCGCATTTGGCATTCAAGCACTTACCGCCTGGAAAGTACCCTCAACTATGGTATGGAGAGGGTGTGGTGTGTGGCCAGTTTAAGAGGATCCAATAACGTGGCTTTGGGATATGATGAAGGCAGCATTATTGTTAAG CTTGGTCGTGAAGAACCTGCCATGTCCATGgatgcaaatggaaaaattatttggGCTAAACATTCAGAAGTCCAACAGGCTAACTTGAAAGCTATGGGAGATGCTGAAATCAAAGACGGAGAAAGATTGCCACTGGCTGTGAAGGACATGGGGAGCTGTGAAATCTATCCTCAGACAATTCAGCACAACCCTAATGGACG GTTTGTTGTGGTGTGTGGTGATGGTGAATACATCATCTACACAGCTATGGCTCTGAGAAACAAGAGCTTTGGTTCTGCACAGGAGTTCGTGTGGGCACATGATTCTTCAGA ATATGCCATCAGGGAGAGCAACAGTGttgtaaagatatttaaaaatttcaaagaGAAGAAGTCATTCAAGCCTGATTTTGGAGCAGAAG GCATCTATGGTGGCTTCCTATTGGGGGTCAGATCTGTTAATGGTTTGGCATTCTATGATTGGGAAAACACAGAATTGATTCGCAGAATTGAAATTCAGCCCAAACAT ATTTTCTGGTCTGACTCGGGTGAGCTTGTCTGCATTGCTACGGAAGAGTCGTTCTTCATTCTGAAATACCTATCAGAAAAAGTTGCAGCAGCCCAAGAAACACATGAAGGTGTCACTGAAGATGGAATTGAAGATGCTTTTGAG GTTCTTGGTGAGATTCAGGAGATTGTGAAAACAGGCTTGTGGGTAGGAGACTGCTTTATTTACACCAGTTCTGTGAACAGGCTGAACTACTATGTTGGAGGAGAAATTGTCACTATTGCCCATTTAGACAG GACAATGTATCTCTTGGGTTATATCCCGAAGGACAACCGACTGTATTTGGGCGATAAGGAGCTGAACATTGTTAGCTACTCTTTGCTGGTCTCAGTGCTTGAATATCAAACTGCTGTGATGAGAAGAGATTTCAGTATGGCTGACAAAGTTCTTCCCACGATTCCAAAAGAACAGAGAACCAGAGTTGCgcattttcttgaaaaacag GGCTTCAAACAACAAGCTCTTGCAGTATCTACAGATCCGGAGCACCGTTTTGAACTTGCTCTTCAACTTGGAGAATTAAAAATAGCATATCAGCTTGCAGTGGAAGCAGAG TCAGAACAGAAGTGGAAGCAACTGGCTGAACTTGCCATTAGTAAATGCCAGTTTGGCTTAGCCCAGGAGTGTCTCCACCATGCCCAGGACTACGGAGGACTACTGCTGCTGGCCACAGCCTCAGGAAACGCTAACATGGTGAATAAGTTAGCTGAAGGAGCAGAAAAAGATGGCAAGAACAATGTTGCATTTATGAGCTACTTCCTGCAGGGAAA GCTTGATTCATGTTTGGAACTCCTGATTAAAACCGGGCGTCTcccagaagctgcttttcttgcacGGACATACTTGCCAAGCCAAGTTTCAAG GGTTGTTAAACTGTGGCGGGAGAATCTCTCTAAAGTCAATCAAAAAGCTGCTGAGTCTCTTGCTGATCCTACAGAATATGAAAATCTTTTCCCTGGATTAAAGGAAGCTTTTGTTGCTGAAGAATATGTTAAACAAAGTCTTGCTGACTTGCGGCCAGCCAGGGAATATCCCCTTGTCACT cCAAATGAAGAAAGAAACTTACTTGAAGAAGCAAAAGGCTTTGAGCCTTCTGGAGTCACGGCACCTCAG AAGAAGGCTGAAGAACCAGTTCCATCTCCTAAACCTGAGGTGATGAAGACAGTTTTGCAGAATTCTGATATACTTCCAACAAGAGATCAAAAG ACACTACTGGACTTGGAAGATGATTTGGATAACTTGGATCTGGAAGATATTGATACCACAGATATCAATCTGGATGAAGAGATCTTAGATGAGTGA
- the COPB2 gene encoding coatomer subunit beta' isoform X2 codes for MPLRLDIKRKLTARSDRVKSVDLHPTEPWMLASLYNGSVCVWNHETQTLVKTFEVCDLPVRAAKFVARKNWVVTGADDMQIRVFNYNTLERVHMFEAHSDYIRCIAVHPTQPFILTSSDDMLIKLWDWDKKWSCSQVFEGHTHYVMQIVINPKDNNQFASASLDRTIKVWQLGSSSPNFTLEGHEKGVNCIDYYSGGDKPYLISGADDRLVKIWDYQNKTCVQTLEGHAQNVSCVSFHPELPIIITGSEDGTVRIWHSSTYRLESTLNYGMERVWCVASLRGSNNVALGYDEGSIIVKLGREEPAMSMDANGKIIWAKHSEVQQANLKAMGDAEIKDGERLPLAVKDMGSCEIYPQTIQHNPNGRFVVVCGDGEYIIYTAMALRNKSFGSAQEFVWAHDSSEYAIRESNSVVKIFKNFKEKKSFKPDFGAEGIYGGFLLGVRSVNGLAFYDWENTELIRRIEIQPKHIFWSDSGELVCIATEESFFILKYLSEKVAAAQETHEGVTEDGIEDAFEVLGEIQEIVKTGLWVGDCFIYTSSVNRLNYYVGGEIVTIAHLDRTMYLLGYIPKDNRLYLGDKELNIVSYSLLVSVLEYQTAVMRRDFSMADKVLPTIPKEQRTRVAHFLEKQGFKQQALAVSTDPEHRFELALQLGELKIAYQLAVEAESEQKWKQLAELAISKCQFGLAQECLHHAQDYGGLLLLATASGNANMVNKLAEGAEKDGKNNVAFMSYFLQGKLDSCLELLIKTGRLPEAAFLARTYLPSQVSRVVKLWRENLSKVNQKAAESLADPTEYENLFPGLKEAFVAEEYVKQSLADLRPAREYPLVTPNEERNLLEEAKGFEPSGVTAPQKAEEPVPSPKPEVMKTVLQNSDILPTRDQKTLLDLEDDLDNLDLEDIDTTDINLDEEILDE; via the exons ATG CCTCTTCGACTTGATATAAAGCGGAAACTAACAGCTCGGTCTGACCGAGTGAAGAGCGTTGACTTGCATCCCACGGAACCATGGATGTTGGCTAGCCTTTACAATGGTAGCGTCTGTGTTTGGAACCATGAAACCCAg actcTGGTGAAGACTTTTGAAGTGTGTGACCTACCAGTGAGAGCTGCAAAATTTGTGGCAAGAAAGAACTGGGTTGTTACGGGAGCT GATGACATGCAAATAAGGGTTTTTAATTATAACACCTTGGAAAGAGTTCACATGTTTGAGGCTCACTCAGATTACATTCGTTGTATTGCTGTGCATCCCACACAGCCTTTCATACTGACGAGCAGCG atgacatGCTTATTAAACTCTGGGACTGGGATAAAAAGTGGTCTTGTTCTCAGGTGTTTGAAGGACACACCCATTATGTCATGCAGATTGTCATAAACCCAAAAGATAATAATCAGTTCGCCAGTGCCTCTTTGGACAGGACAATCAAG GTGTGGCAGCTTGGCTCTTCTTCACCCAACTTTACTCTGGAAGGCCATGAGAAAGGAGTAAATTGCATTGACTATTACAGTGGAGGAGACAAGCCGTACCTCATTTCAGGTGCAGATGACCGGTTGGTTAAGATCTGGGACTATCAG aataaaacatgTGTGCAGACACTGGAAGGACATGCTCAAAATGTGTCGTGTGTCAGCTTCCATCCTGAATTGCCTATCATTATCACAGGCTCAGAAGATg GAACTGTGCGCATTTGGCATTCAAGCACTTACCGCCTGGAAAGTACCCTCAACTATGGTATGGAGAGGGTGTGGTGTGTGGCCAGTTTAAGAGGATCCAATAACGTGGCTTTGGGATATGATGAAGGCAGCATTATTGTTAAG CTTGGTCGTGAAGAACCTGCCATGTCCATGgatgcaaatggaaaaattatttggGCTAAACATTCAGAAGTCCAACAGGCTAACTTGAAAGCTATGGGAGATGCTGAAATCAAAGACGGAGAAAGATTGCCACTGGCTGTGAAGGACATGGGGAGCTGTGAAATCTATCCTCAGACAATTCAGCACAACCCTAATGGACG GTTTGTTGTGGTGTGTGGTGATGGTGAATACATCATCTACACAGCTATGGCTCTGAGAAACAAGAGCTTTGGTTCTGCACAGGAGTTCGTGTGGGCACATGATTCTTCAGA ATATGCCATCAGGGAGAGCAACAGTGttgtaaagatatttaaaaatttcaaagaGAAGAAGTCATTCAAGCCTGATTTTGGAGCAGAAG GCATCTATGGTGGCTTCCTATTGGGGGTCAGATCTGTTAATGGTTTGGCATTCTATGATTGGGAAAACACAGAATTGATTCGCAGAATTGAAATTCAGCCCAAACAT ATTTTCTGGTCTGACTCGGGTGAGCTTGTCTGCATTGCTACGGAAGAGTCGTTCTTCATTCTGAAATACCTATCAGAAAAAGTTGCAGCAGCCCAAGAAACACATGAAGGTGTCACTGAAGATGGAATTGAAGATGCTTTTGAG GTTCTTGGTGAGATTCAGGAGATTGTGAAAACAGGCTTGTGGGTAGGAGACTGCTTTATTTACACCAGTTCTGTGAACAGGCTGAACTACTATGTTGGAGGAGAAATTGTCACTATTGCCCATTTAGACAG GACAATGTATCTCTTGGGTTATATCCCGAAGGACAACCGACTGTATTTGGGCGATAAGGAGCTGAACATTGTTAGCTACTCTTTGCTGGTCTCAGTGCTTGAATATCAAACTGCTGTGATGAGAAGAGATTTCAGTATGGCTGACAAAGTTCTTCCCACGATTCCAAAAGAACAGAGAACCAGAGTTGCgcattttcttgaaaaacag GGCTTCAAACAACAAGCTCTTGCAGTATCTACAGATCCGGAGCACCGTTTTGAACTTGCTCTTCAACTTGGAGAATTAAAAATAGCATATCAGCTTGCAGTGGAAGCAGAG TCAGAACAGAAGTGGAAGCAACTGGCTGAACTTGCCATTAGTAAATGCCAGTTTGGCTTAGCCCAGGAGTGTCTCCACCATGCCCAGGACTACGGAGGACTACTGCTGCTGGCCACAGCCTCAGGAAACGCTAACATGGTGAATAAGTTAGCTGAAGGAGCAGAAAAAGATGGCAAGAACAATGTTGCATTTATGAGCTACTTCCTGCAGGGAAA GCTTGATTCATGTTTGGAACTCCTGATTAAAACCGGGCGTCTcccagaagctgcttttcttgcacGGACATACTTGCCAAGCCAAGTTTCAAG GGTTGTTAAACTGTGGCGGGAGAATCTCTCTAAAGTCAATCAAAAAGCTGCTGAGTCTCTTGCTGATCCTACAGAATATGAAAATCTTTTCCCTGGATTAAAGGAAGCTTTTGTTGCTGAAGAATATGTTAAACAAAGTCTTGCTGACTTGCGGCCAGCCAGGGAATATCCCCTTGTCACT cCAAATGAAGAAAGAAACTTACTTGAAGAAGCAAAAGGCTTTGAGCCTTCTGGAGTCACGGCACCTCAG AAGGCTGAAGAACCAGTTCCATCTCCTAAACCTGAGGTGATGAAGACAGTTTTGCAGAATTCTGATATACTTCCAACAAGAGATCAAAAG ACACTACTGGACTTGGAAGATGATTTGGATAACTTGGATCTGGAAGATATTGATACCACAGATATCAATCTGGATGAAGAGATCTTAGATGAGTGA
- the MRPS22 gene encoding small ribosomal subunit protein mS22 yields the protein MAALGAWGSALVPARLSRVARTLWGWRARRGLVQDAGTADEGEATKPSFEDETVQNLLYKMTGLNLQKVFRPVKKELKPPKYKLMTEAQLEEATRKAIEEAKEKLIMPPVLKEREPIDDVLAEDKFLEGTETTKYVFTDLTYSIPHRERFIVVREPNGVLRKATWEERDRMIQIFFPKEGRRVIPPVVFKDEHLGTVFRQDRHEDILNMCIAQFEPDSPDYIRVHHRTYDDIEKHAKYDLLRSTRHFGGMVWYLVNRKKTDGLLIDMIQRDLLDDATSLITLYHMLHPECQSAKEAKERKLQGVDLIKVFVKTESQKEGYIQLALQAYEEAMATSTAS from the exons ATGGCGGCGCTCGGGGCGTGGGGCTCCGCGCTGGTGCCCGCGCGGCTGTCGCGCGTGGCGCGGACGCTGTGGGGCTGGCGCGCGCGGCGGGGACTCGTGCAGGATGCGGGCACCGCGGACG AGGGAGAAGCCACCAAGCCTTCCTTTGAGGATGAAACGGTTCAGAATCTGCTCTACAAAATGACTGGGCTCAACCTGCAGAAAGTTTTTAGGCCGGTGAAAAAGGAGCTTAAACCGCCCAAGTACAAGCTGATGACAGAAGCTCAGCTGGAAGAG gccacaAGAAAAGCCATCGAGGAAGCTAAAGAAAAACTAATTATGCCCCCTGTTTTGAAAGAACGAGAACCAATTGATGATGTCTTAGCAGAAGACAAATTTCTTGAAGGAACTGAAACTACAAAATATGTGTTTACAGATTTAACTTATTCCATTCCACATCGT GAGCGTTTCATTGTAGTTAGAGAACCAAATGGTGTATTACGCAAAGCGACCTGGGAAGAACGAGACAGAATGATACAGATATTTTTCCCAAAAGAAGGGCGCAGAGTTATTCCCCCAGTGGTATTCAAGGATGAACACCTTGGG actgtatTTCGGCAAGACCGTCATGAGGATATCCTTAACATGTGCATTGCTCAGTTCGAGCCAGATTCCCCTGACTATATCAGA GTTCATCATCGGACTTACGATGACATTGAGAAACATGCCAAATACGATCTGCTCCGTTCAACAAGACACTTTGGAGGAATGGTGTGGTATCtagtaaacagaaagaaaacggATGGCTTACTAATAGATATGATCCAGAGAGACTT GCTGGATGATGCTACAAGTTTAATTACACTGTATCATATGCTTCATCCTGAATGTCAATCAGCAAAAGAAGCTAAAGAACGGAAACTTCAAGGAGTGGATCTCATCAAG GTATTTGTGAAAACTGAATCACAGAAAGAAGGCTATATACAACTGGCCCTCCAGGCTTATGAAGAAGCAATGGCTACTTCTACAGCTTCATGA